The Rhodococcus antarcticus DNA segment GGATCCTCGACCGCAAGGAGAAGCTCATGGGCTTCGGGCACCGGGTGTACCGGGCCGAGGACCCGCGCGCCCGCGTGCTCCGCGCGAAGTGCAAGGAGCTGGACGCACCGCGCTACGAGGCGGCCGCCGCCCTCGAGCAGGCCGCGCTGACCGAGCTCCGCACCCGCCGTCCGGACCACCCCATCGAGACGAACGTGGAGTTCTGGGCCGCCGTGATCCTGGACTTCGCCGAGGTCCCGGCGCACATGATGCCGGCCATGTTCACCTCCGGGCGCACGGCCGGCTGGGCCGCGCACATCATGGAGCAGAAGCGCCTGGGCAAGCTGGTCCGCCCGGCCGCCCTGTACGTGGGCCCGGACCCGCGCAAGGCCGAGGACGTCGAGGGCTGGGCGGACATCACCCACGCCTGAGCGGTCCCCGCGCCGATCCGGCACCGCCCCCGAGTCCCGCCGCTGACCCCTGGTCGGGCGGACCCGGGGGCGGCTCCGTGCGCGGACCAGGCAGGATGGGGGCCGTGACAACTCCCGCGATCACCATCCCGGCCGAGCTCCTGCCCGTCGACGGCCGCTTCGGCTGCGGCCCGTCGAAGGTGCGACCCGAACAGCTGCAGGCCGTGCTCGACGGCGGGCGCACGGTCATGGGCACCAGCCACCGGCAGAAGCCCGTCAAGGACGTGGTGGGCCGGGTGCGCTCCGGGCTGCGCAGCCTGTTCGCGCTGCCGGACGGCTACGAGGTGGTGCTCGGCAACGGTGGCTCGACGGTGTTCTGGGACGCCGCGGCGCTGGGGCTGGTGCGCGAGCGCTCCCTGCACCTCACCAACGGCGAGTTCAGCTCCAAGTTCGCCTCCGTCACGAAGGGCGCGCCGTTCCTGGCCGACCCCGTCGTCGTGAAGGCCGAGCCGGGTTCCGCACCCGCGCCGGTCTCCGACGACTCCGTCGACCTGATCGGGTGGGCGCACAACGAGACCTCCACCGGCGTGATGATCCCGGTGCAGCGGCCCGCGGGCTCGGACGGCAAGCTCATCGCCATCGACGCCACCTCCGGTGCGGGCGGGCTGCCCCTGGACGCGAGCGACGCCGACGTCTACTACTTCGCCCCGCAGAAGTGCTTCGCCTCCGACGGCGGGCTGTGGGTCGCGCTGATGAGCCCGGCCGCGCTGGAGCGGGTGGCCGAGATCGGGGCCACCGACCGCTGGATCCCCGAGTCGCTCTCGCTGACCACCGCGCTGGACAACTCGACCAAGGACCAGACCTACAACACCCCGGCCGTCGCCACGCTCATCATGTTCGCCGAGCAGCTGGAGTGGATGAACGGCCAGGGCGGCCTGGACTGGTGCACGAGCCGGACCGCGGACTCCTCCTCGCGGCTGTACGACTGGGCGCAGAGGTCGGAGTTCGCGACCCCGTTCGTGGTCGAGCCGGCCCAGCGCAGCCTGGTGGTCGGCACCATCGACCTCGACGACGCGGTGGACGCCGCGGCCGTGGCGAAGGTGCTGCGCGCCAACGGGGTCGTGGACACCGAGCCGTACCGCAAGCTCGGCCGCAACCAGCTGCGGGTCGGGATGTTCCCGGCGATCGAGCCGGACGACGTCACCGCGCTCACCGCGTGCATCGACCACGTGGTCGCCGCCCTCTCCTGAGTCCGCCCGTTCCCGAACCGCCAAGTGCGGGCTTCTGGTCATCATTCGGCCCCTGGTAACGCCAGAAGCCCGCACTTGGCGTCTGGGTGCCGCAGCGTGTCCGTCCCCCCACGGCTCACAGGTGAATTACAGTGGTGTCGTTCGGTACGCGAGGGTCACTGGGAGGTCACCGTGCGGGCACTTCGAGTCATCGGTCTCGACGCCGACGGGCGCTCCGTGGTCTGCGAGGACGTCGAGCGCGGCCAGCAGTACCGGCTGCCTGCCGACGAGCAGCTGCGGGCCGCCGCCCGGGGTGACCTGACCCGCCTGGGGCAGATCGAGATCGAGCTGGAGGCGCAGCTGCGCCCCAAGGACATCCAGGCCCGCATCCGGGCCGGCGCCACGGTCGAGCAGGTGGCCGCCGCGGCCGGCATCCCCGCCCAGCGCGTCGAGCGCTACGCCCACCCCGTGCTCCTCGAGCGCTCCCGAGCGGCCGAGATCGCCCAGGGCGGGCACCCGCTGCGCGCGGACGGCCCCGCGCTGGAGACGCTGCTCCAGGTGGTCACCCAGGCGTTCGCCGTGCGGGGGCAGGACCTCGACCACGCCCGCTGGGACGCCTGGCGCGGCGAGGACGGCCGCTGGGTGGTGCAGCTGCTGTGGCGCACCGGGCGCAGCGACAACCGCGCGCACTGGCGCTTCCAGCCCGGTGCCCACGGTGGCACCATCACCGCCCTGGACGACCACGCCACCGAGCTCGTCGACCCCGACCCCACGCGACCGCTGCGCACCGTCGCGCCCGTGACCCAGCTGACGGCCGCACCCGAGCAGGCGGAGCTGGTCGTCGAGGCCGAGCCGGCCCCCGAACCCGTCGCCGAACCCGTCGCCGAGGCCGAGGTCGAGGTCCCCCTCGACGAGCCCGCCGACGCGCAGCCCGCCCACGAGCCCGCCGCCGCGCAGGGCCCGCAGCACCGCACGCCCAAGGGTCGCCCGAGCATGCCGTCCTGGGAGGACGTGCTGCTCGGGGTGCGCAGCCAGCGCGGCTGACCCCACCGCTGCGCCGGGGGCGAAAACCGGCTGCTCTCGTCGGGGCGAGAAGTTAGCCTGAGCAACAGCATGAGCACCGTCGACTCCCCCACCCCGCGCTCCACCCTGGCCTCCCTGCGGCGCCTGGGTCCCTACGTGCGCCAGGTGCGCCGCCCGATGGCCTGGTCCGCCCTGGCTGCGCTGGGTGCCTCCGGCGCCGGACTGGTCATCCCGCTCGTCACCCAGCGCGTGGTCGACTCGATCACCCGGGGCGGCGGGCTGCGCGCGCTCGTGCCGCTGCTGGCCCTGGCCCTGGTCGTCGGGCTCGCCGAGGCCGGGCTGATCCTGGTGCGGCGCCGGGTGATCGCCCGGCCCACGGCGACGCTCGAGAAGACCATGCGCGATGACCTCTACGCGCACCTGCAGCGGCTGCCCGTCGCTTTCCACGACCGCTGGCAGGGCGGGCAGCTGCTCTCCCGCGCGGTCTCCGACCTCACCACGATCAGGCTGTTCCTCGCCTTCGGCGCGATCTTCATGGTCGTCAACGCCCTCACCGTGCTGCTCGGCGCGGTGGTGCTCGTGGTGCTGTGGCCGCCGTTCGGTCTCGTCGCCGTGGGTCTCGTGGTGCCGATGGTGTTCCTGTCCAGCCTGTTCGAGGGCCGCTACAAGACCGTCGCCCGGCTCTCGCAGGACCAGGTGGGTGACCTCGCCACCCGGGTCGAGGAGTCGGTCCTGGGGGTGCGGGTGATCAAGGCGTTCGGCCGGGGCCCCGGCTTCACCGCCCGCTTCGCCGCCGAGTCGGCCGCCCTGCGCCGCACCGAGATCACCAAGGTCAAGATCCTGGCCGTGCTGTGGGCCGCCATCATCGCGCTGCCGGAGATCGCGATCGGCGCCACGCTGCTGATCGGGGGCATCGGGGTCGGCCAGGGCCACCTCAGCCTCGGTGCGCTCGTCGCCGCCGTCACCACGGTCGTCTACCTGCAGTGGCCGATCGACTCGCTCGGGTGGCTGCTCGCGGAGGCCAACAAGACCGCCTCGGCGTCCGACCGCTACTGGGAGGTGCGCGACGCCGCCAGCACCATCACCGAGCCGACCCGGCCGAGGCCGCTGCCCACCCCCGTGCGGGGGGCGCTGAGCCTGCGGGACGTCCACTTCACCTACCCGGACGCCACCGAGCCCGTGCTGCGCGGCATCGACCTCGAGATCGCGCCCGGGGAGACGGTCGCGCTGGTGGGGCTCACCGGCAGCGGCAAGACCACGCTCACCACCCTGGTTCCCCGGCTGTTCGACGTCACCGGCGGAGCCGTCCTGCTCGACGGCGTGGACGTCCGCGAGCTGTCCACCAGCGTCCTGCGCGCCCACGTGGCCACCGCGTTCGAGGATCCGGTGCTGTTCTCGGCCAGCGTGCGCGAGAACGTGGCGCTCGGTCCGGGCGAGGTCACCGACGCCCAGGTCCGCGAGGCCCTCGAGGTCGCGCACTGCTGGGAGTTCGTCCAGGAGCTGCCGTGGGGCGTGGACACCCGCATCGGCGAGCAGGGGCTGAGCCTGTCCGGCGGCCAGCGCCAGCGCCTCGCCCTGGCCCGGGCCGTGCTGGGCCGACCGGACGTGCTGGTGCTCGACGACCCGCTCTCCGCGCTGGACGTGCACACCGAGGCCGAGGTCGAGCGGGCGCTGCAGCAGGTGCTCGCCGGCGTCACCTCCCTCGTCGTCGCCCACCGCCCCTCCACCGTCGCGCTGGCCGACCGGGTGGCGCTGCTCCAGGACGGCCGCATCACCGCCGTGGGCACGCACAGCGAGCTGCTGGCCACCTCCGCCGCCTACCGGCACGTCATCGCCAGCGACACCTCCGAGCTGAGCCGCACGTGAGCACCGCACCCGCACAGTCCTGGCGCGGCGTCGCCACCGAGGACACCGACACCGACGACCTCACCGTCTCGACCTCGCTGGCGCTGGCCGCGCGGTCCCGAGCGCTGCTGGGCTCCCTGGTTCGCCCGCACCGGCACTGGGCCTGGGTCGCTCTCGTGCTGGCCGTCGCCGAGAGCGTGGCCGCGCTCGCCGGACCGCTGCTCATCGCGGCCGCCATCGACACCGGTGTGCCCGCCGCGCTGCAGGGTCGGACCGGTCCCGTGGTGTGGATCGCCATCGCCTACACCGCCGCGGGCGTCGCCTCGGCCGGGCTGCGGGCGGCGTTCCTGCTCATCGCCGGGCGGGTGGGCCAGGACATCCTGCTCGACCTGCGCACCCGTGTGTTCCGGCACGTGCAGCGGCTCTCGGTCAGCTTCCACGAGCGCTACACCTCGGGCCGGGTGATCTCCCGGCTGACCAGCGACCTGGACTCGCTCTCGGAGCTGCTGCAGCAAGGCCTCGACGAGCTGCTGTTCTCCCTGCTGTCCATCGTCACCGTGACCGTGGTGCTGCTCTACCTCGACCTGCCGCTGGCCGTGGTGGTGCTGGTGGGGTTCGGTCCCCTGCTGGCGCTGACCCGCTGGTACCGCCGACGCTCCGCGGCCAGCTACCGGACCAACCGCACCGCCATCGCCGAGGTCGTGGTCGCGTTCGTGGAGAGCATGAACGGCATCCGTGCCGTGCAGGCCTACCGCCGCGAGCGCCGCAACACCGAGATCATGGACGAGGTGGGTGGTCGGTACCGCGACTCCAACGCCCGCGCGGCCGGGCTGCTCGCCACGTACGCCTCCACCCTGCGCGCAGTGGGCAACGTGACCCTGGTGGTGGTGCTCGGCTACGGCGCGCACCGGGTGTCGGGCGGTGCCCTGCAGATCGGGGTGCTCACCGCCTTCGTGCTCTACCTGCGCCGGCTGTACGGGCCGCTCGACCAGCTCGCGATGTTCCTCAACTCCTACCAGTCCGCCTCGGCCGCGCTCGAGAAGCTCTCGGGGCTGCTGCAGGAGCCGCTGGCGGTGGAGGAGCCGGCCGAGCCGGTGGCGCTGTCCGCGCACGCGGCGGGCGCCGTGCACTTCAACGGCGTGGAGTTCGCCTACTCATCGGCTCCGGAGCGGACGGTGCTGCACCACCTCGACCTCGCCGTCCCGGCCGGTCAGGTGGTGGCCGTGGTGGGGGCGACCGGGGCGGGGAAGTCGACGGTGGCCAAGCTGCTGGCCCGCTTCTACGACCCGACCGCCGGCGCCATCACCCTGGACGGGGTGGACCTGCGAGCGCTCTCGGAGGCCGACCTGCGGCGGTCGGTGGTGCTGGTGACCCAGGAGTCGTTCCTGTTCGGCGGGTCCGTGCTCGACAACATCGCGCTCGGTCGGCCCGGCGCCACCCGGGACGAGGTGGAGGCCGCCGCCCGGGCGGTGGGCGCGTGGGCGTTCATCGAGGCGCTGCCCGACGGCATCGACACCGACGTCCGCAAGCGCGGCGGGCGGCTCTCGGCCGGGCAGCGCCAGCTGGTGGCGTTCGCGCGGGCGTTCCTGGCCGATCCGGCGGTGCTGCTGCTCGACGAGGCCACCTCGAGCATGGACGTCCCGAGCGAGCGAACGGTGCAGGCCGCGCTGGAGACGGTGCTGCAGGCCCGGACGGCGGTGATCATCGCCCACCGGCTCTCGACGGTGCTCATCGCGGACCGGGTGCTCGTGGTCGACGGTGGCCGCGTGGTCGAGGACGGCAGCCCGGCCGAGCTCGTGGCGGCCGGCGGTGCGTTCGCCGAGCTGCACGCCCAGTGGGAGCACTCCCTGGCCTGAGCGACCCCCGTCCGCCGCGGGGCCACCGCCGGGTTCCGACGGCCCCGGCCACGTGGAACCTCGTGGTCGCCGCACCCGCGGGTTCCGGGCCACGTGGAACCTCGTGGTCGCCGCACCCGCGGGTTCCGGGCCACGTGGAAACTTGTGGTCGCGGTCAGGCGGCCAGTGCGCCCCGAACACGGGCAACCAGCTCGCGGTGCGGACGGTGCAGGTCGGCCCTCGTCACGAACACCACCACCCATCCCGCCTGCCGCAGCCTCTCCAGGCGCTGCCGGTCGCGCACCAGCCAGCCCTGGTCCCCGTGGTGTGCACCCTCGTACTCCACCGCGACCCTCTCGGCCACGAAGGCCAGGTCGACTCGGGCCACCAGTCCTCGTGCATCCCGGACCTCGTGCTGCGGTGTCGGGTCGAGGCCGGCGAGCACCAGGACGACCCGCGTCCACGACTCGGGCCGTGACTCGGCTCGACCGTCGGCCAGCGCCACCGCCTCACGGGCCAGCACCACGCCCCGGTCCGAACGACCAGCCAGCTCGCGCTCGAGCACCTCGCGGTGGACGAGACCACGGTGGAGCGCGATGTCGAGCTGCGGGACGACGTCGAGGGCCGATCGTCCGAGCACGAGGTCGACCGCCGCCCGCAGCGGGGTGGCGATCGGTCCGCCCGCACGGGCCTCGACCTCGTGGGCGGCCACGAGCCGTCGCCGGACCTCGACGTCGCGCCCGAGCTCGAAGCGTCGATCCAGGGGGACGACGACGTGGACAGGATCCCAGGGTTCGCAGAGCGCGGCTCCGTGCACGGTGAGCGCGGATGCACCGGTGACCACCGCGTCGCTGGGCGCGACGAGAGCCACGGCCCGGCAGCGGAGCTCGTGCGTGACCGCCGTGCCAGCGGCG contains these protein-coding regions:
- a CDS encoding ABC transporter ATP-binding protein; protein product: MSTVDSPTPRSTLASLRRLGPYVRQVRRPMAWSALAALGASGAGLVIPLVTQRVVDSITRGGGLRALVPLLALALVVGLAEAGLILVRRRVIARPTATLEKTMRDDLYAHLQRLPVAFHDRWQGGQLLSRAVSDLTTIRLFLAFGAIFMVVNALTVLLGAVVLVVLWPPFGLVAVGLVVPMVFLSSLFEGRYKTVARLSQDQVGDLATRVEESVLGVRVIKAFGRGPGFTARFAAESAALRRTEITKVKILAVLWAAIIALPEIAIGATLLIGGIGVGQGHLSLGALVAAVTTVVYLQWPIDSLGWLLAEANKTASASDRYWEVRDAASTITEPTRPRPLPTPVRGALSLRDVHFTYPDATEPVLRGIDLEIAPGETVALVGLTGSGKTTLTTLVPRLFDVTGGAVLLDGVDVRELSTSVLRAHVATAFEDPVLFSASVRENVALGPGEVTDAQVREALEVAHCWEFVQELPWGVDTRIGEQGLSLSGGQRQRLALARAVLGRPDVLVLDDPLSALDVHTEAEVERALQQVLAGVTSLVVAHRPSTVALADRVALLQDGRITAVGTHSELLATSAAYRHVIASDTSELSRT
- the sepH gene encoding septation protein SepH; amino-acid sequence: MRALRVIGLDADGRSVVCEDVERGQQYRLPADEQLRAAARGDLTRLGQIEIELEAQLRPKDIQARIRAGATVEQVAAAAGIPAQRVERYAHPVLLERSRAAEIAQGGHPLRADGPALETLLQVVTQAFAVRGQDLDHARWDAWRGEDGRWVVQLLWRTGRSDNRAHWRFQPGAHGGTITALDDHATELVDPDPTRPLRTVAPVTQLTAAPEQAELVVEAEPAPEPVAEPVAEAEVEVPLDEPADAQPAHEPAAAQGPQHRTPKGRPSMPSWEDVLLGVRSQRG
- the serC gene encoding phosphoserine transaminase, which encodes MTTPAITIPAELLPVDGRFGCGPSKVRPEQLQAVLDGGRTVMGTSHRQKPVKDVVGRVRSGLRSLFALPDGYEVVLGNGGSTVFWDAAALGLVRERSLHLTNGEFSSKFASVTKGAPFLADPVVVKAEPGSAPAPVSDDSVDLIGWAHNETSTGVMIPVQRPAGSDGKLIAIDATSGAGGLPLDASDADVYYFAPQKCFASDGGLWVALMSPAALERVAEIGATDRWIPESLSLTTALDNSTKDQTYNTPAVATLIMFAEQLEWMNGQGGLDWCTSRTADSSSRLYDWAQRSEFATPFVVEPAQRSLVVGTIDLDDAVDAAAVAKVLRANGVVDTEPYRKLGRNQLRVGMFPAIEPDDVTALTACIDHVVAALS
- a CDS encoding ABC transporter ATP-binding protein, with the translated sequence MSTAPAQSWRGVATEDTDTDDLTVSTSLALAARSRALLGSLVRPHRHWAWVALVLAVAESVAALAGPLLIAAAIDTGVPAALQGRTGPVVWIAIAYTAAGVASAGLRAAFLLIAGRVGQDILLDLRTRVFRHVQRLSVSFHERYTSGRVISRLTSDLDSLSELLQQGLDELLFSLLSIVTVTVVLLYLDLPLAVVVLVGFGPLLALTRWYRRRSAASYRTNRTAIAEVVVAFVESMNGIRAVQAYRRERRNTEIMDEVGGRYRDSNARAAGLLATYASTLRAVGNVTLVVVLGYGAHRVSGGALQIGVLTAFVLYLRRLYGPLDQLAMFLNSYQSASAALEKLSGLLQEPLAVEEPAEPVALSAHAAGAVHFNGVEFAYSSAPERTVLHHLDLAVPAGQVVAVVGATGAGKSTVAKLLARFYDPTAGAITLDGVDLRALSEADLRRSVVLVTQESFLFGGSVLDNIALGRPGATRDEVEAAARAVGAWAFIEALPDGIDTDVRKRGGRLSAGQRQLVAFARAFLADPAVLLLDEATSSMDVPSERTVQAALETVLQARTAVIIAHRLSTVLIADRVLVVDGGRVVEDGSPAELVAAGGAFAELHAQWEHSLA